The following are from one region of the Carnobacterium gallinarum DSM 4847 genome:
- a CDS encoding TerD family protein, with product MAINLSKGQKVDLTKTNPGLTKTIVGLGWDTNQYDGGAAFDLDASAFLLNANGKCINENGFIFYNNLESEDGSVVHTGDNRTGEGDGDDEQIKIDLSKISPSIDRIAITVTIDDAVARNQNFGQVSNAFVHILNEETGEEIINFDLGEDFSVETAVVFCELYRHNGEWKFNAIGSGYQGGLASLVQAYGLDVL from the coding sequence ATGGCTATTAATTTATCAAAAGGTCAAAAAGTTGACTTAACAAAAACAAATCCTGGTTTAACAAAAACAATCGTTGGTTTAGGCTGGGATACAAATCAATATGATGGTGGAGCTGCCTTTGACTTAGACGCTTCAGCTTTCTTATTAAATGCCAATGGCAAATGTATCAACGAAAATGGCTTTATTTTCTATAACAACTTAGAATCAGAAGATGGTTCAGTCGTGCATACAGGAGATAACCGTACTGGTGAAGGAGATGGCGATGATGAGCAAATCAAAATCGATTTATCAAAAATTTCACCATCAATTGATCGCATTGCCATTACAGTAACAATTGATGATGCGGTTGCTCGTAACCAAAACTTTGGACAAGTTTCCAATGCATTTGTTCATATTTTGAATGAAGAAACTGGTGAAGAGATTATTAATTTTGATTTAGGTGAAGATTTCTCAGTTGAAACAGCAGTTGTTTTCTGTGAGTTGTACCGTCATAACGGCGAATGGAAATTTAATGCCATCGGAAGCGGCTACCAAGGTGGCTTAGCATCTCTTGTTCAAGCCTATGGTTTAGATGTTCTATAA
- a CDS encoding TerD family protein, translated as MAVSLAKGQKVDLTKTNPGLTKIRVGLGWDTNKYDGQADFDLDAEVFLLAGNEKVRSDADFIFYNQPTSVDGAVVHQGDNRTGEGDGDDESINIQLGGVDSAIEKIRFTVTIDDAETRNQNFGQVSNAFIRIVNADSEEELIRYDLGEDFSIETAIVVGELYRHNGEWKFTAIGSGYQGGLAALGKDFGVNIG; from the coding sequence ATGGCAGTTTCATTAGCAAAAGGACAAAAAGTAGATTTAACAAAAACAAATCCTGGTTTAACTAAAATTCGTGTAGGACTTGGTTGGGATACGAATAAATATGATGGTCAAGCAGACTTTGATTTAGATGCTGAAGTCTTTTTACTTGCTGGTAACGAAAAAGTTAGAAGCGATGCGGATTTTATCTTCTATAATCAACCAACTAGTGTTGATGGAGCGGTTGTTCATCAAGGCGATAATCGTACAGGCGAAGGAGACGGCGATGATGAATCAATTAACATCCAATTAGGCGGTGTCGATTCAGCAATTGAAAAAATCCGTTTCACAGTAACGATTGACGATGCAGAGACGCGTAATCAAAACTTTGGTCAAGTATCAAATGCCTTTATCCGAATTGTGAATGCTGACTCAGAAGAAGAATTGATTCGCTATGATTTAGGTGAAGACTTCTCAATTGAAACAGCAATTGTTGTTGGTGAATTGTATCGTCATAACGGCGAATGGAAATTTACAGCAATTGGTAGTGGCTATCAAGGTGGTTTAGCTGCTTTAGGTAAAGACTTTGGCGTAAACATCGGTTAA
- a CDS encoding TerD family protein has product MAINLSKGQKIDLTKSNPTLNNLTVGLGWDEVAKSGGGGLLSGLFGGGSKGQAIDCDASVILLQNDRFVGKKDVVYFGNLKSADGAIVHQGDNLTGEGEGDDEVIKVSLNKIDSKYNKIVFVVNIYQGQKRGQDFGMIQNAFIRIMDDSGVEIARYNLTDNYQGLTGLVAGELYRHENEWKFAAIGSGMNVASLTQMLESYR; this is encoded by the coding sequence ATGGCAATTAATTTATCAAAGGGTCAAAAAATCGATTTGACTAAATCAAATCCGACATTAAATAACTTGACTGTAGGACTTGGTTGGGATGAGGTAGCGAAATCAGGCGGCGGTGGATTATTAAGTGGTTTGTTTGGTGGCGGTTCAAAAGGTCAAGCTATTGATTGTGATGCGTCTGTTATTTTATTGCAAAATGATCGCTTTGTTGGTAAAAAAGATGTAGTTTATTTTGGAAATTTAAAAAGTGCTGATGGCGCAATTGTTCATCAGGGTGATAATTTAACAGGTGAAGGAGAGGGAGACGATGAAGTCATTAAAGTTTCTCTTAATAAAATCGATTCAAAATACAATAAAATAGTTTTTGTTGTAAATATCTATCAAGGGCAAAAACGTGGACAAGATTTTGGTATGATTCAAAATGCGTTTATTCGTATTATGGATGATTCTGGTGTTGAAATTGCACGTTATAACTTAACAGACAATTATCAAGGTTTGACTGGATTAGTAGCTGGTGAATTGTATCGTCATGAAAATGAATGGAAATTTGCAGCAATTGGAAGCGGTATGAATGTAGCAAGCTTAACACAAATGTTAGAGTCTTATCGTTAA
- a CDS encoding YceG family protein: MELRPIPQNINQIDWQVEFPIPVSTRIGFEKSTDEISYPQIYGVILGVPLDEFSYNEWLYDLVYADHSKIHLLNGNLDKQIDNQVFQGIQKLFNTHQEQKGLSPNRFVAFMQGNNLLPLKNHPDHYRYLTLKFIDLITIFSENNGGLLHPDFRRVVVDCIKWGFNYIDKWLQAIDFPNEIPQVIWYGAASKSEVYFLILLYLLGFDVLVFNSEKNNIFKDLKGITIPTFEYPSEMPLEPFPTEKPTRKSTTARKASMELNKIMNSDGSLLLKPFQLREYLPESITLQTTYDEIRIIGKEKAFVRPNFKVKNELVEIPTLFSKVLGISTDRTKYWQDFYELKQSTSLVEVIRTFPIKPEIKGNQKFHYQFALENGRLNPEKIIESNWWLHKEVSKGMQLALASGISRCVEKADFLPQGKETKEDIQLYLFSQAMNIPPVITKLLQQFDYAQDIPKIMIYNDGNSGIFTRSDAALLLILNEIGFDIVIYNPTGQNDIELYIEASKFDSHWLDEVSFNETFQTSAKGTTALKSIFNKFVK, encoded by the coding sequence ATGGAATTACGTCCGATTCCTCAAAATATTAACCAAATTGATTGGCAGGTAGAGTTCCCTATTCCCGTCTCTACAAGGATTGGATTTGAAAAATCAACTGACGAGATTAGTTACCCACAAATATATGGCGTTATTTTGGGTGTTCCTTTAGATGAATTCAGTTATAACGAATGGCTATATGATTTAGTGTATGCCGACCATTCAAAAATTCATTTATTAAACGGAAATTTAGACAAACAAATTGATAATCAAGTATTCCAAGGTATCCAAAAACTGTTCAATACTCACCAGGAACAAAAAGGGCTAAGTCCAAATCGTTTTGTTGCATTTATGCAGGGAAATAATTTGCTACCTTTGAAAAACCATCCAGACCATTACCGTTATTTAACTTTGAAATTTATTGATTTAATCACAATTTTTTCAGAAAATAATGGTGGTTTATTGCATCCAGATTTCAGACGCGTTGTCGTTGACTGTATCAAATGGGGCTTTAATTATATTGACAAATGGTTGCAAGCAATTGACTTTCCAAATGAAATCCCTCAAGTGATTTGGTATGGGGCGGCTTCAAAAAGTGAGGTTTATTTTCTGATTTTACTGTATTTGCTTGGCTTTGATGTGTTAGTTTTCAATAGCGAGAAGAACAATATTTTCAAGGACTTAAAAGGAATTACTATTCCAACTTTTGAGTATCCAAGTGAAATGCCCTTAGAACCTTTTCCTACTGAAAAACCAACAAGAAAATCGACAACTGCTAGAAAAGCATCCATGGAATTGAACAAAATTATGAATTCCGATGGTAGCTTATTATTAAAACCTTTTCAATTAAGAGAGTATTTGCCAGAAAGTATTACCTTGCAAACTACCTATGATGAAATCCGCATTATTGGGAAGGAAAAAGCCTTTGTTCGCCCGAACTTCAAAGTGAAAAACGAACTTGTTGAGATTCCTACTTTATTCTCAAAAGTCTTGGGTATTTCTACAGATCGCACTAAATATTGGCAAGATTTTTATGAATTAAAACAAAGCACTTCGTTAGTTGAAGTCATCAGAACTTTTCCGATTAAGCCAGAGATTAAAGGAAATCAGAAATTTCATTATCAATTCGCCTTAGAAAATGGACGCTTAAATCCAGAAAAAATCATTGAGTCGAATTGGTGGTTGCATAAAGAAGTATCAAAAGGAATGCAGTTAGCTTTAGCTAGCGGAATTAGCCGTTGTGTTGAAAAGGCTGATTTTTTGCCACAAGGAAAAGAAACGAAGGAAGATATCCAACTTTATCTTTTCTCTCAAGCAATGAATATCCCACCTGTAATTACAAAATTACTGCAGCAGTTTGATTACGCCCAAGACATTCCTAAAATAATGATTTATAATGACGGCAATAGTGGTATTTTCACTAGATCAGATGCTGCTTTGTTATTAATTTTAAATGAAATTGGATTTGATATTGTCATCTACAATCCAACGGGACAAAATGATATTGAGCTTTATATTGAAGCTAGTAAATTTGATAGTCACTGGCTGGACGAAGTTAGCTTTAATGAAACATTCCAGACTAGCGCCAAAGGAACAACTGCACTAAAATCAATCTTTAATAAATTTGTTAAATAA
- a CDS encoding toxic anion resistance protein has product MENQDMNELVEVEVVSVEKKLSQAEAQKEQLKTLPEVINISGNIDIKDQISILEFGKEPAEGISQFSGRILNNMSVAETQKSTVMLTQLGKIMDKFEPEDFTEEKKGFLGKLFGKGKDVMAAIMAKYQTMGGEIEVVYTEIKKYEVKMKNNVHMLNQLAEENIRYYLELEKYIAAGELIAENLRNNTIPQLQTRVNNGEQMAGIELSKMTAALEMIEQRIYDLEMAKQVSLQTGPQIDMLQKGNVRLIGKINSAFVITIPVFKSALIQAVAIKQQKMTAEAMTELDNRTNEMLLKNAQNISQNSIEIAKLSGAPSIKIETMEQTWSTIMNGLEETKQIEAQNIVEREAGRKRLLELQTDYEAQKHKM; this is encoded by the coding sequence ATGGAAAACCAAGATATGAATGAATTAGTAGAAGTTGAAGTCGTTAGTGTTGAGAAAAAATTGTCTCAAGCAGAAGCTCAAAAAGAACAATTAAAAACGTTACCAGAAGTAATCAATATCAGCGGAAACATTGACATTAAAGATCAAATCTCAATTTTAGAATTCGGAAAAGAGCCTGCGGAAGGCATTTCACAATTCTCAGGTCGTATTTTAAACAATATGAGTGTCGCAGAAACACAAAAATCAACGGTTATGTTGACTCAACTTGGCAAAATCATGGATAAATTTGAACCAGAAGATTTTACTGAAGAAAAGAAAGGGTTCCTAGGCAAGCTTTTCGGTAAAGGGAAAGATGTCATGGCAGCAATCATGGCTAAATACCAAACGATGGGCGGCGAAATCGAAGTCGTTTATACTGAAATCAAAAAATATGAAGTTAAAATGAAAAATAATGTGCATATGCTAAATCAGCTAGCTGAAGAAAATATTCGCTATTATCTTGAATTAGAAAAATATATCGCTGCAGGTGAATTAATCGCTGAGAACCTAAGAAACAATACCATTCCTCAATTACAAACACGAGTAAACAATGGCGAACAGATGGCTGGCATTGAGTTAAGTAAAATGACGGCCGCTTTAGAAATGATTGAACAACGCATCTATGATTTAGAAATGGCGAAGCAAGTTTCATTACAAACCGGTCCACAAATCGATATGCTACAAAAAGGGAATGTTCGCTTAATCGGAAAAATCAACTCTGCCTTTGTTATTACGATTCCAGTATTTAAGAGTGCTTTGATTCAGGCAGTTGCCATTAAACAACAAAAAATGACGGCTGAAGCTATGACTGAACTAGACAATCGCACAAATGAAATGTTATTGAAAAACGCTCAAAACATTTCACAAAACAGCATTGAAATTGCGAAATTATCTGGCGCACCAAGTATCAAGATTGAAACAATGGAACAAACTTGGAGTACCATTATGAATGGTCTTGAAGAAACGAAACAAATCGAAGCTCAAAATATTGTTGAACGCGAAGCTGGTAGAAAACGCCTGCTTGAACTACAAACAGACTATGAAGCACAAAAGCATAAAATGTAA
- a CDS encoding HpcH/HpaI aldolase/citrate lyase family protein, protein MKHFNYLTAQDKETIFYKEPQTIKISHAPDLTTHSSKYDKALLANALGAAMYMPGNREDIAKLIITQRYSATTYILCLEDSIGDMSLDVAEANLIEQLTLIQEHFSTQTSAEQANNPALFVRIRTPEHLRAFSEKLGTLIKIINGFAMPKADNESIEGYFTSLIEVSQKAGTWLWGMPILESKNLMIRRTREQELNQLYDYLTQPEIEKYVLAIRLGATDMCGLFGVRRSIDSTIYDVSVMRDFMTDVLNYFTMDRRFVVTGCVWEFFSKRPRMLKPLLRETPFADKLGKDGQLIRKSLISEANDGLIHEVMFDKQNGIMGKTCIHPTHIVPVNSQLVVPKEEYYDAKRILDSTNGEVGVFKSEKGNKMNEVKPHLLWANQVMRRAEIYGVFNDEKDFVDLLIAEYLSED, encoded by the coding sequence ATGAAACATTTTAATTATTTAACTGCGCAAGATAAAGAAACTATTTTCTACAAGGAACCTCAAACTATTAAAATTAGCCATGCTCCTGATTTAACGACACACTCTTCAAAATATGATAAAGCACTACTTGCAAATGCTCTTGGAGCAGCTATGTATATGCCGGGAAACAGAGAAGATATTGCCAAATTAATTATCACTCAACGTTATTCAGCGACTACTTATATCCTTTGTTTAGAAGACAGTATTGGCGATATGAGTTTAGATGTTGCGGAAGCCAATTTAATAGAACAACTGACTTTAATCCAAGAACATTTTTCAACTCAAACTTCTGCAGAACAAGCCAATAATCCTGCTTTATTTGTCCGAATCCGCACGCCGGAACATCTACGTGCTTTTAGCGAAAAACTGGGAACACTCATAAAAATAATTAATGGATTCGCTATGCCCAAGGCGGATAACGAAAGCATTGAAGGTTATTTTACTAGCTTAATTGAGGTTTCCCAAAAAGCCGGAACTTGGCTGTGGGGAATGCCTATTTTAGAATCAAAAAACCTTATGATTCGTCGCACTAGAGAACAGGAATTAAATCAGCTTTATGATTATTTGACTCAGCCTGAAATCGAGAAATATGTTTTAGCTATTCGATTAGGTGCTACCGATATGTGCGGTTTATTTGGTGTACGCCGTAGTATTGATTCTACTATTTATGATGTTTCTGTAATGCGTGATTTTATGACAGATGTCTTGAATTATTTTACAATGGATCGCCGCTTTGTTGTGACAGGCTGTGTGTGGGAATTTTTCAGCAAACGTCCTCGAATGTTAAAACCACTTTTGCGGGAAACGCCTTTCGCAGATAAGCTAGGAAAAGACGGACAACTGATTCGCAAGTCCTTAATTTCTGAAGCAAATGATGGTCTGATTCATGAGGTTATGTTTGATAAACAAAATGGGATTATGGGAAAAACGTGTATTCATCCCACTCATATTGTCCCTGTTAATAGTCAATTGGTTGTACCAAAAGAAGAATATTACGATGCGAAACGCATACTAGATAGTACCAATGGCGAGGTTGGCGTTTTCAAAAGTGAAAAAGGAAATAAAATGAATGAAGTCAAACCGCATTTACTTTGGGCTAATCAAGTCATGCGACGAGCTGAAATTTATGGTGTTTTTAACGATGAAAAAGACTTTGTCGATTTATTAATTGCAGAATATTTAAGTGAGGATTAA